The Dethiosulfovibrio peptidovorans DSM 11002 nucleotide sequence TCCACCTCCACAGGGTCGCTGATCTGCTCCCTGACTGGAAGGGGTGAGGATTCCGCTGCAGGGGCAGAGGGAATTTTAAAGGACCTGAGGCGAGTCTCGCCGCCGGATCCAGAAGATGAAGGAAAAGGATCCACCCCTCTGAAGAGAGATTCCCCTTTCGGAGCGTATTTCGGAACATAGGTCCCGGCAGGAGATCCTGTCCTCAGTAACTGACGGCTTTCCCAATCCGGCAACGACCGACCTTTCATGGAGGTCGCTCCGTCCCTGACTGCCGCGAAGAGATCGCCTCCATGTCTGAAGAGGACCTCCGTCTTAGCCGGATGTACGTTCACGTCCACCTCGTCGGGGGGGGTCTCTACCCATACGGCCCAATTCCCTCCCGGATGGGTCTCGCCGGAGGAAATCGCCGCCCTGATCGTTCCGTCCTCCACCCTCCTGCCGTTGACGAAAGCCATGACGGAGACTCGGGAAACCTTGGAGATCCTCTGCCACCACAGAGTGACCGAGTAAGGACCTCTAGCCCCCGACGAGGTCAGTATCTCCGGTTCGTCCCCCCAAAGGCTCTTCAGGACATCCACCCTGTCCCTGCCCCCCTGTGTCTCGTAGATCTTTTTACCGTCGCTGCTCAATATAAAGGCAACCGAGGGATAGGCGACGCTGAACTCCTGGACTACCTTGGTTATTCTTCTGAGCTCCGCTCTGGCACTTTTAAGAAACTTGCGCCTCGCCGGAAGATTGAAGAAAAGATCGTCCACCTGTACCCTGGTCCCTATGCGACAGTTCTGCTCGTCCACTTTGGGCGGTCCCCCGCCCTCCATCCTGAGCCAGACGCCACTATCCTCTTGATTCGTCCTGCTCCTTATGTCCAGGCGGCTCACCGCTGCTACGCTGGCAAGAGCCTCTCCTCTGTAACCCAAGGTCGCAATAGCCTCAAGATCCTCTATAGAGGATATCTTGCTGGTGGCGTGTCTTTCCACCGCCAGGGGCAGGTCCTCTCGGGGAATGCCACAGCCATCGTCCTCGACCACGATGGAAAGGCGACCGCCTTGGATCAC carries:
- the mutL gene encoding DNA mismatch repair endonuclease MutL, yielding MTIHRLPQTVAMRIAAGEVVERPISVVKELMENSLDAGSSRISVSVIQGGRLSIVVEDDGCGIPREDLPLAVERHATSKISSIEDLEAIATLGYRGEALASVAAVSRLDIRSRTNQEDSGVWLRMEGGGPPKVDEQNCRIGTRVQVDDLFFNLPARRKFLKSARAELRRITKVVQEFSVAYPSVAFILSSDGKKIYETQGGRDRVDVLKSLWGDEPEILTSSGARGPYSVTLWWQRISKVSRVSVMAFVNGRRVEDGTIRAAISSGETHPGGNWAVWVETPPDEVDVNVHPAKTEVLFRHGGDLFAAVRDGATSMKGRSLPDWESRQLLRTGSPAGTYVPKYAPKGESLFRGVDPFPSSSGSGGETRLRSFKIPSAPAAESSPLPVREQISDPVEVDEGPHISYLGQLDSGYLVFDDGGDMVLMDPHAAHERINFERIKKRCSSEYGTQHLATPVHLPPTMASEVDHMEERLASVGFVFSVGDGETLLEGIPDVPGCSSVSPVDMLRTTIAALSENTDTGEIMWLKWATLACKASVKLTWKLSREEAVALWRDLTRCETPSACPHGRPAVLRLSSDKMASHFERS